The DNA window AGGCTGGTGTTCAGATATGCGGCGACCGCGGGATTGTCGGCCATCGCCCACAGGAAGCGACCGACGACTGCCCGCCCTCCGGTGAGGAAGTCGGGTTGCGGCTCACCGAGGCGTTCGTGGTCCAGCGGTCCACGGACCTGCCCCTGGAACCGTCCCAGCCGCTCGCCGGGTACGCCCTTGCAGACCGTGTGGCGCATACCGTCGTTGCGCGCACCGGGGACCGAGCTGTAGTAATCGGGCCACGGCAGGACCTTGAACGCGAAATGGTCGTCCTGCTCGAGGTATTCGACCAGCTTCGCGCCCCCGCGCACGTACGTCTCCTGGAGTTCGGCCGACGTGCGGTCGCCCACGACGGTGCGGTAGTAGCTCAGCGCCTCGTCGATGGTGTCGTCGCTGCCCGCGCGAACCAGGACGGGGTTGCACGGGTACCACATGCCGCCGCCACCGGAGTACGCGAACGTGCCGCCGAACTGGTCGGTCGCCTCGACGATCGCCACCGAAAGGCCTTCCCGCGCCGCGGTATACGCGCCCGCGAGGGCGCCGGCGCTGCCGACCACCAGGACATCGACGGTTTCATCGGCATCGGAATCACGGATCACAGGTTCCTCGATCTGTTGACGAAGCGGCCCTCTCGCGGTGACAAGAGCCATCCGCCACCGGCTTTGGTGCCGCCGTCGACGGGAATGTTGTGGCCGGTGACGAACGCCGACTGATCCGATGCCAGAAACAGCGCGACGCGGGCCTGGTCCTCCGGCCATCCGACCCGGCCGACGGGCGCCCACGACGCCCATAGATCATCGACGTCCTCGTAGCCGGTCAGGTAGTCGACCTGCGGTGTCTGCGCCAGATCGGTACCGATGCCGTTGACGCGGATGCCGTGGCGACCGAGATCCACGGCCAGGCAGGTGGTGAAGTGCGCGGCCGCGGCCTTCATCGCCCCGTACACCGGGTCCTTGGGGTAGCCGCGCATGCCCTCCACCGAGTGCACGGTGACGATGCTGCCGCGGTGGGCGTCGATCATCGAAGGGACGAAAGCCCTTGTGACAGCGAAGACGTGGCGCAGGTTGATGTCGTACTGCTGTTGCCACGACTCGGGCGTCGATTCGTGAAATGGCACCAGGGGCCGATAGTCGCCGACGTTGTTGACCAGCACATCGGTCCGCCCATGTTCGGCAATTACGGCATCGGCCAGTCGGGCGACATCGTCGTCGGCCGTGACGTCGACGACATGGCAACGGATCGCTCCGCCGGCGCTGGTCACTTCGTCGTGGATGCGTTCGGCGCGTTCCCGATCGACCTCGGCGACCTCGACGATGGCCCCGTG is part of the Mycolicibacterium tusciae JS617 genome and encodes:
- a CDS encoding SDR family NAD(P)-dependent oxidoreductase; this translates as MTGDADVPHIDDWNRLLDGRVVVVTGGGDGIGAGIARLFAEHGAIVEVAEVDRERAERIHDEVTSAGGAIRCHVVDVTADDDVARLADAVIAEHGRTDVLVNNVGDYRPLVPFHESTPESWQQQYDINLRHVFAVTRAFVPSMIDAHRGSIVTVHSVEGMRGYPKDPVYGAMKAAAAHFTTCLAVDLGRHGIRVNGIGTDLAQTPQVDYLTGYEDVDDLWASWAPVGRVGWPEDQARVALFLASDQSAFVTGHNIPVDGGTKAGGGWLLSPREGRFVNRSRNL